The DNA segment TCTGCGTGCTCTTCTCCCATGGCCGAGGCTGTATGGAGAGGGTGCATCCCACTATACGTCTGGGGGGCGAGGGGAAAGGCTTAAAATTCGTCGAGTCCTTGCGAATTCTCGGCGTAGTTTTCGACAGGAGGCTGTCGTTCTACAAGCATGCTGACCACCCGAAGGAGAAGGCGGAGCTCCTATCGGCGAAGCCGATTGCGTTCGCGCAGATGCAGGGCGGGCTACGGCCAAAAGTGTCCACTCGCCTGTACCAGCAGGTCATGCTGCCTGCCTTGACGTACGCATCCATCATATGGTGGAGCGACAAGCCTGATTGCCGGTTAAGCGCCCGCGTCGCATCTGTGCAGCGCACTGTCCTCCTTTCGTTATTGGGTGCCTTTCGGACCACACGCACCGCGGCCCTTCAGGTCCTTATGCGCGCCCCTCCGTTGGCGCTCGAGCTGGACAGGGCGAATGCGGAGTTCCGCCTTTTCGCCCTTCGCGAAAGCGTGCGCTACGGCGCGTCGTCCTTCTCGCCACGTGACGTGCTGTACCCTGCTGACCCGTGGGACACGCATCCGGCGGACGCCCGGTCATTCACCTTCCGACGGCTGTCCCTACACCAAGCCCGGCAACTTGCTCGTGACGAGGGTGTCCACGTCTACACCGACGGCTCGTATACGACACTCTCGTCCGGGGCTGCCTTCGTCGTCCTGGGACCGAGAGGACGCATCGGTTCGATAGGGCGATTTAGAATACTGGCGGCTACGAGCGCGTACAGTGCGGAAGTGATCGCGTTTGCCGAGGCGCTCGCGCACATACGGGGCGGAGGCGCCAGCGAGGAGGTACGTTAATGTGCGCTGTCCAGACCGAACACCACGGACCCTACAGTAGCAGCGATAAAGTTGTTGCTGCAGGAAATCGAGAGCACGACACGGGTCGAGTTATTCTACGTCCCGGGGCACAGTGGCCTGTTCGGAAACGAGTTGGCCGACTTTCTTGCGTCCCGAGCCGCAAGCATAGGGATAGAAAGAGTGGCGCCGATAACTATCAAGGCAGTCCGACCTGCTTTTCGGAAGGAACAGCGGACGCAATGGTCGCACCGATGGGAAGAAAACGCGGACACGACACTTTTTCGCTGGCTGCCGCGTATAGACGAACTGCCTTCGTTTTTCCCTCCGTTGCACCCGCTGGTCACGCTATTGACAGGGCATGGACGATTCCTCTACTACTTTCATCGGTTTAATCTGATGAGGCAGTCCTTATGCCCCTGCGGTTGAATGTGTGAATCGTTCGAACACTACATTACATATACGAGTGCCCGCTCACTTATGCTCTCGCGCAAACTATGACGCCGTCGAGCGCGTCATAGGCTTCGCGATGTAAAGTCCTTATCAGCACCGACAAATCCTTTTTTCTATACTTTCCGAACAGTcatacttcatcatcatcacgcacCCGCCAACCCATTGTTCGTGTAAATGGAACCTCTCTGCATTCAAAAACTAGTATTCGGATTCTGGGCGTTATTTTCGATACCAATCTTACGTTTAACGAACACTTAAATTACCTCCGTACGAAATCAGATCTTCTCTCCACCCGTCTCCTCTTGTTCATCCGTATGCATTATTCTCTGTCTCCTCCCGTTTTACGTTTACTTTACAATCAGGTGCTTCTTCCTTCTCTCACTTACGCCTCCCCGGTCTGGTGGCCGACTTTCCCGACTTCGCAGTTTAAACTTGAATTAACCTCTATACAACGCACTCTCCTTTTAACCATGACTGGCGCATTTCGCACCACCCGCACTTCCTCCCTTCAGGTTCTCGCCCATGCTTTCCCCCTAACTATTGAATTGGATCGCTTAAATGCTCAATTTTCCCTTTTTAGTCTCAAAACCCTTACCTTTTATGGCCCCTCCACGTACGATCCCCGTGACACCCAGTATCTTCTTAATCCCTGGCTCCTTCATCCTAGTCTCAAATTTCGCCTTCACTTTCGAATTCTGGAACTCCGTCAAGTCCGTCATGTGACGTCCCTGCCTGTCTATCATCTGTATACAGATGGTTCTTACACTTCTTTCTCCGCCGGTTCTGCATTCGTCTTGTTTCACCCTCATAGCCGCATCATCAAAGTGGGTCGATACAGGATCATCGGGGCAACTAGTGCTTATACTACTGAGGTCATCGCGTTCTTAGAGGCCCTCATCTACGTCCGCACTTTACCTCATGCTACCCCGCTTCATATCTACTCTGATTGCCTCTCCCTTCTTCACGCTATATCCACTTTAACCACCACAAATACCTACGTCCATGAAGCTAAACAACTCCTCCTTTCTATCTTATCATTCCGTCCCGTCTTCTTATTCCACGTGCCCGCCCATCGGGGTGTTGTCGGCAATGAGCTTGCAGACAGCATCGCCGGTTCGGCTGCGGCACGGGGAATTTCCAGGTCCATTCTTCTTTCACAGGCCTCAATTAAATCTAGGATGCGTGCATCCTCCTACGCCCAGTGGCATGTTGCCTGGTCGCGCGACAGCGCGGACACGGCGCTTTACCACTGGGTTCCTAATGTGTTACAGATACCTGCCTTCTTCCCGCCCCGCAAACCTCTTGCTCAACTTCTCACCTGTCATGCCCGATTACCTTTTTACTTTTTCCGGTTTCATCTCTCCCCTCATAGTAACTGTGCCTGCGGTGATTTCTGTATCGACCTACTTCATTACTTTAACCATTGCCCATTAACTTCAGACGTTGCTACATTACTTAAGGACCGCAATGACTTTCTTCTCAGTCCCACACACTACCCTTCACTTCTCCTTAACCAGCGGAAGAGAGCACTCTTAATTCGCCTCTATCGCCTAATTTCTTCTTTTACTTTCCCATCTTCTTCTTGACTCATCTCTCTTTCTACTACTTGCATCTTTTCTCGCCCTCACATTTCTCTCTCATATCTTTATCCTGCTTTCGTTGTTTGGTGCCCTTGGTTACGCTAACTAAGGTGGGGCGTTGCTCCGGGGGTACCATTCGCGGAATGACTGGACTCCATCCTCATAcctgtcatcatcaccatcgttcTTCTTCGCGCTCCCCTGCACACgccttttcgtttcttttctgtATCACATCACATTGGTGCTTTCTTTTCGCTTACCTTCCTCCTACTCTTTAAATATTTCACAGCTAAAAGCCTTTTCAGCACTTCATTGACCTCCTTTTCCTAGATTTTGGGCCACCCGCATACTACCACCTGCCCGCACCTGCCTGGCCTTTGCTTTCGATGGCCTGCCTTGCCGCCCTGGACACCCTTCCTATTTCTCCTACAGCCCTTCTTTTTCCTTTCTGTATCAAGTGCTTTTGTGAGCTTTGCTTAATAAATGCAGTCGAGATGCATCCCACCTTGCCAATGCTGACCTTTGGGAATATCGAGTTTTTCGTTGCCAACGCTCTCATCTTGGCATTTCGTTCAGCTCTTCTCgcagttggttttttttttcaccattggCTTTTCTTCAAAACTGTTTTGGGTTcataccccttttcatttatgtttCATTGGTTCAAACCTGCGATACCTATGGTGGTGCGGGTTTCCCTCATTTTTATTTACGTTGTTTTTATGGAACGAGGGGCACAAAAAATAGCCGTCGAGCGCACTCGTAGAAAGAAATTACCCGGTCCTGCTCCGATCGCCTCGCAACAGGGCTGTCCTAGTTCGTTTGGTGTGAATCATCACCGATGCCATACCCGACGTGCGCAGTTAGGACCGAGCGCGCCCGTCGGGTCGGGTACGCGAGAGGGTGCAGCAACCGGAAACATGACAGAACTCGGTGACGTGTCTGCGATGTTACACGAACCCTGACACACTTACTACCGCACCGTTTGTGCGCCGGCTCGTGGCCGCGTATAGACTCGTGACCGCGTATAGTCCACCGGCCGATGGACTCGGGGTGCAGGGATGGATGGACGGCCGGGCGTGCCGCGGGACTGATCTCCAGAAATGCCGCGACGCAACGCGGGCGTCCGCCCGAACTCACCCGACCGCGACACACCACCCGGGCCGCATTGCGGTCGCAACGCCGCGACCACAACCGCGGCGCCGACCGCGCCTGGCCATTTCACAGTTTAAACGTTCAAATCCTGACGGGGagaaccacagtttttttttttcgcgtttcgcttacgtttcttttttctctttttctttcgtcTTCTGCTCCTtttccttctgtctttctctccttttcatttatttactttaGGCACGTCGCGGTCGAATTGCGGGAGCGGAGTTTTCTCGTGGGCCGATAACGGCAAAGCTGTCAGCTTCCGTTAATTCCGTCTCCCGCAATGGAACGCTGTAAAGAGGGCGAGGCCAAGTGGAACGGGACCCTGGTTCAAGGATAGGGCAGGAAGCAATTGAACACGGCGCGTACACGAACACGAGTGACGAACTCGGGGCTCATTATGTGCAACCGCACTTACTGCTGGTGAATACCGTGACGCCGTACTTTGCGATACCATCGACCACGCCCTTCGAAGAGCCATCGTGGACGTCGCATCGCAAACGGACTCATCAAGTTAACCTGCCCCGAGACGTCACCGCACTGAGTGATCAGTGTGTGCTGGAGTTCTGGCGACGGACCACAATCGCGCAGTATTGCAAAGTTctgtgcctttcttttctttttgtttccttcttcaatttttcttgtttatttttcccTTTGTTCCTTTTGTTTCCTTCTTcaatttttcttgtttatttttcccTTTGTTCCTTTTGTTTCGTTCTTcaatttttcttgtttatttttccttttgtttttttcctctttttcttaattttctcATGTTTTTGTTCTATTTTCTTGCTCCCCTTCGGAGGTACTTTTCATAAGGCTAACACGTCGGACCTGTTATCATTACGGGGGGTACGGggatttgttttcctttttttattctttttcctttttttggcaTGCGAATGCCGCTACTTGTCTCTGACTCTACTTTTTCATTAAAATGCTCCGCACCAGGTTTCTGAGCTTGATGAGACGTCTTAGGAACGTACGCGTTACCGTAGCCCACTTATTATTTTCCCTATTGGCTTTTATCACCAAATTTTGCGCTTAGGGTACTGTTTACCAACCCCTATTCATTTACGTTTAATTGGCTTTAAACCTGTTATGCACTTTTGCAGGGACTTGTTTTCCTCATTCCCCAACATTTATTTTTGCTTTTGCTTTTAGGAATGACGGGGAAGTAGTCGGccggggcggtacatccgcccaATGTTAATTCGAGattgccatctctagcgtagcggaacgtagcaGGCACAAatttcagtcggtcctggatgttattgtttttatttacatgcgtagagataaacgcgacgatggctcccaaaaaggatttcattgcttttcaacagagtgcgagaccggacaaagggctgaagagcattgctgaatgcagctcaggacatatggtcatttagaggcgaacatcaatgaagtttactggggcggtacatccaccaaatgataattcgagagtgccatctctagcgtagcggaacgtagaaggcacaaacttcagtcggtcctggatgttattgtttttatttacatgcgtagagataaacgcgacggtggctcccaaaaaggattttattgcttttcaacagagtgcgagaccggacaaagggcagaagagcattgctgaatgcagctcaggacatatggccatttagaggcgaacatcaatgaagtttactggggcggtacatccgccaaatgataattcgagagtgccatctctagcgtagcggaacgtagaaggcacaaatttcagtcggtcctggatgttattgtttttatttacatgcgtagagataaacgcgacggtggctcccaaaaaggattttattgcttttcatcagagtgcgagaccggacaaagggctgaagagcattgctgaatgcagctcaggacatatggccatttagaggcgaacatcaatgaagtttactggggcggtacatccaccaaatgataattcgagagtgccatctctagcgtagcggaacgtagaaggcacaaacttcagtcggtcctggatgttattgtttttgtttacatgcgtagagataaatgcgacggtggctcccaaaaaggattttattgcttttcaacagagtgcgagaccggacaaagggcagaagagcattgctgaatgcagctcaggacatatggccatttagaggcgaacatcaatgaagtttactggggcggtacatccacCAAAtcataattcgagagtgccatctctagcgtagcggaacgtagaaggcacaaacttcagtcggtcctggatgttattgtttttatttacatgcgtagagataaacgcgacgctggctcccaaaaaggattttattgcttttcaacagagtgcgagaccggacaaagggcagaagagcattgctgaatgcagctcaggacatatggccatttagaggcgaacatcaatgaagtttactggggcggtacatccgccaaatcataattcgagagtgccatctctagcgtagcggaacgtagaaggcacaaacttcagtcggtcctggatgttattgtttttgtttacatgcgtagagataaatgcgacggtggctcccaaaaaggattttattgcttttcaacagagtgcgagaccggacaaagggcagaagagcattgctgaatgcagctcaggacatatggccatttagaggcgaacatcaatgaagtttactggggcggtacatccgccaaatcataattcgagagtgccatctctagcgtagcggaacgtagaaggcacaaacttcagtcggtcctggatgttattgtttttatttacatgcgtagagataaacgcgacggtggctcccaaaaaggattttattgcttttcaacagagtgcgagaccggacaaagggcagaagagcattgctgaatgcagctcaggacatatggccatttagaggcgaacatcaatgaagtttactggggcggtacatccgccaaatgataattcgagagtgccatctctagcgtagcggaacgtagaaggcacaaacttcagtcggtcctggatgttattgtttttatttacatgcgtagagataaacgcgacggtggctcccaaaaaggattttattgcttttcaacagagtgcgagaccggacaaagggcagaagagcattgctgaatgcagctcaggacatatggccatttagaggcgaacatcaatgaagtttactggggcggtacatccacCAAAtcataattcgagagtgccatctctagcgtagcggaacgtagaaggcacaaatttcagtcggtcctggatgttattgtttttgtttacatgcgtagagataaatgcgacggtggctcccaaaaaggattttattgcttttcaacagagtgcgagaccggacaaagggcagaagagcattgctgaatgcagctcaggacatatggccatttagaggcgaacatcaatgaagtttactggggcggtacatccacCAAAtcataattcgagagtgccatctctagcgtagcggaacgtagaaggcacaaacttcagtcggtcctggatgttattgtttttgtttacatgcgtagagataaatgcgacggtggctcccaaaaaggattttattgcttttcaacagagtgcgagaccggacaaagggcagaagagcattgctgaatgcagctcaggacatatggccatttagaggcgaacatcaatgaagtttactggggcggtacatccacCAAAtcataattcgagagtgccatctctagcgtagcggaacgtagaaggcacaaacttcagtcggtcctggatgttattgtttttgtttacatgcgtagagataaatgcgacggtggctcccaaaaaggattttattgcttttcaacagagtgcgagaccggacaaagggcagAAGACCATTGCTGAatgcagctcaggacatatggtcatttagaggcgaacatcaatgaagtttactggggcggtacatccgccaaatgataattcgagagtgccatctctagcgtagcggaacgtagaaggcacaaacttcagtcggtcctggatgttattgtttttgtttacatgcgtagagataaactgcgacggtggctcccaaaaaggattttattgcttttcaacagagtgcgagaccggacaaagggcagaagagcattgctgaatgcagctcaggacatatggccatttagaggcgaacatcaatgaagtttactggggcggtacatccaccaaatgataattcgagagtgccatctctagcgtagcggaacgtagaaggcacaaatttcagtcggtcctggatgttattgtttttgtttacatgcgtagagataaatgcgacggtggctcccaaaaaggattttattgcttttcaacagagtgcgagaccggacaaagggcagaagagcattgctgaatgcagctcaggacatatggccatttagaggcgaacatcaatgaagtttactggggcggtacatccacCAAAtcataattcgagagtgccatctctagcgtagcggaacgtagaaggcacaaacttcagtcggtcctggatgttattgt comes from the Dermacentor silvarum isolate Dsil-2018 chromosome 9, BIME_Dsil_1.4, whole genome shotgun sequence genome and includes:
- the LOC119463448 gene encoding uncharacterized protein LOC119463448, coding for MDKTFCVLFSHGRGCMERVHPTIRLGGEGKGLKFVESLRILGVVFDRRLSFYKHADHPKEKAELLSAKPIAFAQMQGGLRPKVSTRLYQQVMLPALTYASIIWWSDKPDCRLSARVASVQRTVLLSLLGAFRTTRTAALQVLMRAPPLALELDRANAEFRLFALRESVRYGASSFSPRDVLYPADPWDTHPADARSFTFRRLSLHQARQLARDEGVHVYTDGSYTTLSSGAAFVVLGPRGRIGSIGRFRILAATSAYSAEVIAFAEALAHIRGGGASEEVR